The Oncorhynchus nerka isolate Pitt River linkage group LG24, Oner_Uvic_2.0, whole genome shotgun sequence genome has a window encoding:
- the boka gene encoding bcl-2-related ovarian killer protein homolog A, whose product MEMLRRSSVFAAEVMEVFDRSPTDKELVSQAKALCRDYIHSRLNRTGIGWSKPEHQLSASGGMLGEVSSVLMWLGDELEYLRPNIYRNVARQLNITVASESVVSDAFLAVAAEIFSTGITWGKVVSLYAVAGALAVDCVRHGHPAMVHTIVDCMGEFVRKSLVSWLKRRGGWADITKCVVNTDPSFRSHWLMSAACACGHYLKAMVFYLLRDK is encoded by the exons atggAGATGTTGCGTCGCTCCTCAGTATTCGCGGCTGAAGTGATGGAAGTATTTGACCGCTCCCCCACAGACAAGGAGCTGGTGTCACAGGCGAAGGCTCTATGCAGGGACTACATCCATTCCAGGCTGAACCGAACCGGGATAGGGTGGTCCAAACCCGAGCATCAGCTGTCAGCATCTGGTGGGATGCTTGGAGAGGTATCCTCTGTCCTCATGTGGTTAG GTGATGAGTTGGAGTACCTGCGACCCAACATCTACCGTAACGTAGCTCGTCAGCTGAACATCACCGTTGCGTCTGAGAGCGTGGTGTCTGACGCCTTCCTGGCTGTGGCTGCAGAGATCTTCTCCACGG GTATAACGTGGGGGAAGGTGGTGTCCCTGTATGCGGTGGCTGGTGCCCTGGCGGTGGACTGCGTGAGGCATGGTCACCCAGCAATGGTCCACACCATCGTAGACTGCATGGGGGAGTTTGTCCGCAAGAGCCTGGTCTCCTggttgaagaggagaggaggatgg GCTGATATCACAAAGTGCGTGGTGAACACAGACCCCAGCTTCCGCTCTCATTGGTTGATGTCTGCTGCCTGCGCCTGTGGACATTACCTGAAGGCCATGGTGTTTTACCTGCTCCGGGACAAGTGA
- the LOC115119338 gene encoding cysteine protease ATG4B-like isoform X2 encodes MDAATLTYDTLGFGEFDDFPETSEPVWILGKEFNALTEKEDILSHVTSRLWFTYRKNFPPIGGTGPTSDTGWGCMLRCGQMILGEALVRRHLGRDWRWVRSQSQREDYIGILNAFLDKKDGYYSLHQIAQMGVGEGKSIGQWYGPNTVAQVLKKLAVFDSWSRLAVHVAMDNTVVIEEIKRLCMPWLDYGGAACVDLQGGVSERNGCLEGACALAEEETALWNPLLLLIPLRLGLSDINEAYIETLKQCFQLPQSLGVIGGKPNSAHYFIGYVGEELIYLDPHTTQPAVEPCEDSQVPDDTYHCQHPPCRMHICEIDPSIAVGFFCRTEDDFDDWCMRFRKLSHTRAGLPMFELIDCQPSHFACSVDVLNLNPDFSDSDRLERFFDSEDEEFEILSL; translated from the exons ATGGATGCAG CTACTCTCACATACGACACACTTGGCTTTGGAGAGTTTGACGATTTTCCAGAGACCTCAGAGCCAGTGTGGATCTTGGGGAAAGAATTCAATGCACTCACAG AAAAGGAAGACATTCTTTCACATGTCACTTCACGACTATGGTTCACCTACAGAAAAAACTTCCCGCCCATTG GAGGGACAGGGCCTACATCCGACACAGGCTGGGGCTGCATGCTGCGATGTGGACAGATGATCCTAGGCGAGGCCCTGGTCCGCAGGCATCTAGGCCGAG ACTGGAGATGGGTGAGGAGCCAGTCTCAGAGAGAAGACTACATCGGTATCCTCAACGCCTTCCTTGACAAGAAAGACGGCTACTATTCTTTACATCAAATCG CCCAGATGGGAGTCGGGGAGGGGAAGTCTATAGGCCAGTGGTACGGACCCAACACAGTGGCACAGGTACTGAA GAAACTAGCTGTGTTTGACTCGTGGAGTCGCCTGGCTGTACACGTTGCTATGGACAACACTGTGGTGATCGAAGAGATCA AGCGGTTGTGTATGCCCTGGCTGGACTATGGTGGAGCAGCGTGTGTGGATCTCCAGGGGGGTGTGTCAGAGCGTAACGGCTGCCTGGAGGGGGCCTGCGCCCTGGCTGAGGAGGAGACGGCTCTCTGGAaccccctgctcctcctcattcctctcaGGCTGGGCCTAAGCGATATCAACGAGGCCTACATCGAGACCCTGAAG CAGTGCTTTCAGCTGCCCCAGTCCCTGGGTGTCATCGGAGGGAAACCCAACAGTGCCCATTACTTCATAGGCTATGTTG GAGAAGAGCTGATCTACCTGGACCCCCACACCACCCAGCCTGCGGTAGAGCCCTGTGAGGACAGCCAGGTCCCAGACGACACTTACCACTGTCAGCACCCGCCGTGCCGCATGCACATCTGTGAAATAGACCCCTCCATCGCAGTG GGTTTCTTCTGCAGAACGGAGGACGACTTTGATGACTGGTGTATGCGCTTCCGAAAG TTGTCCCACACTAGAGCAGGCCTGCCCATGTTTGAACTGATAGACTGTCAACCATCTCACTTCGCCTGTTCTGTAGATGTACTCAACCTCAACCCTG ATTTCTCAgactctgataggttggagcgGTTCTTTGATTCTGAGGATGAAGAGTTTGAAATTCTGTCCCTGTGA
- the LOC115119338 gene encoding cysteine protease ATG4B-like isoform X1, whose translation MHFYISATLTYDTLGFGEFDDFPETSEPVWILGKEFNALTEKEDILSHVTSRLWFTYRKNFPPIGGTGPTSDTGWGCMLRCGQMILGEALVRRHLGRDWRWVRSQSQREDYIGILNAFLDKKDGYYSLHQIAQMGVGEGKSIGQWYGPNTVAQVLKKLAVFDSWSRLAVHVAMDNTVVIEEIKRLCMPWLDYGGAACVDLQGGVSERNGCLEGACALAEEETALWNPLLLLIPLRLGLSDINEAYIETLKQCFQLPQSLGVIGGKPNSAHYFIGYVGEELIYLDPHTTQPAVEPCEDSQVPDDTYHCQHPPCRMHICEIDPSIAVGFFCRTEDDFDDWCMRFRKLSHTRAGLPMFELIDCQPSHFACSVDVLNLNPDFSDSDRLERFFDSEDEEFEILSL comes from the exons ATGCACTTTTATATTTCAGCTACTCTCACATACGACACACTTGGCTTTGGAGAGTTTGACGATTTTCCAGAGACCTCAGAGCCAGTGTGGATCTTGGGGAAAGAATTCAATGCACTCACAG AAAAGGAAGACATTCTTTCACATGTCACTTCACGACTATGGTTCACCTACAGAAAAAACTTCCCGCCCATTG GAGGGACAGGGCCTACATCCGACACAGGCTGGGGCTGCATGCTGCGATGTGGACAGATGATCCTAGGCGAGGCCCTGGTCCGCAGGCATCTAGGCCGAG ACTGGAGATGGGTGAGGAGCCAGTCTCAGAGAGAAGACTACATCGGTATCCTCAACGCCTTCCTTGACAAGAAAGACGGCTACTATTCTTTACATCAAATCG CCCAGATGGGAGTCGGGGAGGGGAAGTCTATAGGCCAGTGGTACGGACCCAACACAGTGGCACAGGTACTGAA GAAACTAGCTGTGTTTGACTCGTGGAGTCGCCTGGCTGTACACGTTGCTATGGACAACACTGTGGTGATCGAAGAGATCA AGCGGTTGTGTATGCCCTGGCTGGACTATGGTGGAGCAGCGTGTGTGGATCTCCAGGGGGGTGTGTCAGAGCGTAACGGCTGCCTGGAGGGGGCCTGCGCCCTGGCTGAGGAGGAGACGGCTCTCTGGAaccccctgctcctcctcattcctctcaGGCTGGGCCTAAGCGATATCAACGAGGCCTACATCGAGACCCTGAAG CAGTGCTTTCAGCTGCCCCAGTCCCTGGGTGTCATCGGAGGGAAACCCAACAGTGCCCATTACTTCATAGGCTATGTTG GAGAAGAGCTGATCTACCTGGACCCCCACACCACCCAGCCTGCGGTAGAGCCCTGTGAGGACAGCCAGGTCCCAGACGACACTTACCACTGTCAGCACCCGCCGTGCCGCATGCACATCTGTGAAATAGACCCCTCCATCGCAGTG GGTTTCTTCTGCAGAACGGAGGACGACTTTGATGACTGGTGTATGCGCTTCCGAAAG TTGTCCCACACTAGAGCAGGCCTGCCCATGTTTGAACTGATAGACTGTCAACCATCTCACTTCGCCTGTTCTGTAGATGTACTCAACCTCAACCCTG ATTTCTCAgactctgataggttggagcgGTTCTTTGATTCTGAGGATGAAGAGTTTGAAATTCTGTCCCTGTGA